Proteins from a single region of Paenibacillus sp. BIHB 4019:
- a CDS encoding SCO family protein — MDFLKKHSFKIAVLALCLGMGIYLLMTNVFKPEAPMPVLQEAPAFELTDLDGNTVSKESTNGKARLVYFYFANCPDVCPPTTFLLSQVQEGLEKEGILGTDAEMISITFDPERDTTEVIKAFAERNYAKLNEGWTFLRGDDPQAAIKLAQDFGASAIKDKEGTGFTHMNVITLVDKTGQIRKWISGSDEELTPESIVADMKRLAKE, encoded by the coding sequence ATGGATTTTTTGAAAAAGCATAGCTTCAAAATCGCTGTGCTGGCACTTTGCCTGGGGATGGGCATTTATTTATTAATGACCAATGTATTTAAACCGGAAGCGCCGATGCCGGTTCTGCAAGAAGCGCCGGCCTTTGAGCTTACGGATTTGGACGGCAACACGGTGTCGAAGGAATCGACGAATGGCAAAGCGAGATTGGTTTATTTTTATTTTGCCAATTGCCCGGATGTATGTCCGCCAACGACGTTCCTGTTGTCACAGGTGCAGGAAGGGTTGGAGAAGGAAGGCATACTTGGCACAGATGCCGAAATGATCTCGATTACGTTCGACCCCGAGCGTGATACGACGGAGGTTATTAAGGCGTTCGCGGAGCGCAATTATGCGAAGCTGAATGAAGGCTGGACGTTTTTGCGGGGGGATGATCCGCAGGCGGCCATCAAGCTTGCCCAGGATTTTGGCGCCAGTGCCATTAAGGACAAAGAAGGAACCGGCTTTACGCATATGAATGTCATTACTCTGGTGGACAAAACAGGCCAAATTCGCAAATGGATTTCTGGAAGCGATGAAGAATTGACGCCGGAAAGCATCGTTGCGGATATGAAGCGGCTTGCGAAGGAATAG
- the cyoE gene encoding heme o synthase has translation MFKDLIALTKPGLLRLNMFAAVGGFWVASKWHIAWFDLLWMLIGSTLTMASACVINNYWDRELDQKMERTKGRALPTGRMSPMFVLGYGLVLGIIGELVLFLAVNPLTGWLGLLGWFVYIVIYTIWLKRSSTWSTSVGGISGAMPPVIGYCAVTNEVDAGAWLMFALLFLWQPAHFWSLGIRRVEEYRTAGFPLLPVVKGIRRTKLQMIPYVALLIPTCFLMFYYGYTGYVFLILSIAGSVLWAVHTIRGLKAKDTEKWAKTNFLISVNYLMVIFIVMIVNTVK, from the coding sequence GTGTTTAAAGACTTGATAGCATTGACAAAACCAGGGTTGCTCCGGCTCAATATGTTTGCAGCTGTTGGCGGCTTTTGGGTAGCTTCCAAATGGCATATTGCCTGGTTTGATCTGCTTTGGATGCTGATTGGCTCCACGCTCACAATGGCTTCCGCTTGCGTTATTAATAATTATTGGGATCGTGAGCTGGATCAGAAGATGGAAAGAACGAAAGGACGCGCCTTGCCAACCGGCAGAATGAGCCCGATGTTTGTGCTCGGATATGGCCTTGTGCTTGGCATCATAGGGGAATTGGTGCTGTTTTTAGCGGTCAATCCGCTTACAGGCTGGCTTGGACTTTTAGGATGGTTCGTATATATCGTGATTTATACGATTTGGTTGAAGCGCAGCTCCACATGGAGCACGTCGGTTGGCGGAATTTCCGGTGCGATGCCTCCAGTTATCGGTTATTGCGCAGTAACGAATGAAGTGGATGCAGGAGCTTGGCTCATGTTCGCTTTATTATTTTTATGGCAGCCCGCTCATTTCTGGTCGCTCGGCATTAGACGGGTGGAGGAATACCGCACAGCCGGCTTCCCGCTGCTGCCGGTTGTGAAAGGGATTAGACGGACTAAGCTGCAAATGATTCCTTATGTAGCGCTGCTTATACCTACTTGCTTTCTCATGTTTTATTATGGATACACTGGATATGTGTTTCTCATTCTGTCCATTGCGGGCAGTGTGCTGTGGGCGGTTCACACCATTCGCGGCTTGAAGGCGAAGGATACGGAGAAATGGGCGAAAACGAATTTTCTCATTTCGGTTAACTATCTAATGGTTATTTTCATCGTCATGATTGTTAATACGGTGAAATAG
- a CDS encoding cell wall hydrolase translates to MAVIKTNAEDTKMLARLMRAEAEGEGELGMLMVGNVGVNRVLGNCLDFRNIRSIPQMVFQSPGGFEATQKGYFYQKARDRDIRLAERVIGGERQHPASNALWFFRPAAGCPDTWYNQSNSGRYKAHCFFVPTAADCPSVY, encoded by the coding sequence GTGGCAGTCATCAAGACAAATGCAGAGGATACGAAAATGCTGGCTAGGCTGATGCGCGCAGAAGCGGAAGGGGAAGGCGAGCTTGGCATGCTGATGGTAGGCAATGTTGGCGTCAACCGCGTTCTGGGCAACTGTCTCGACTTTAGAAATATTCGTTCCATTCCGCAGATGGTGTTTCAAAGCCCCGGAGGCTTTGAGGCTACACAGAAGGGATATTTCTATCAAAAAGCGCGCGATCGCGACATCCGGCTCGCCGAGCGTGTCATTGGCGGGGAACGGCAGCATCCGGCGTCGAATGCGCTGTGGTTTTTTAGGCCGGCCGCAGGCTGTCCTGACACCTGGTACAATCAATCGAACAGCGGCCGCTACAAGGCCCACTGCTTCTTCGTACCTACAGCAGCTGATTGTCCTAGTGTGTATTAG
- the gerQ gene encoding spore coat protein GerQ — protein MTNGYGYKTAVSPANTGGYGYPYQMGAQPMPMPTPMPTPLPAMMGGQMPAMQVAGMQAMQTMPVNVPSGSFVTPSGGNVVTVPIVEESYVENILRLNRGKMATFYMTYENNREWNAKTFRGIIEAAGRDHIIISDPTTGMRYLLLSINLDYVTFDGPINYEYPFQGGKITNTTPLSTSRE, from the coding sequence ATGACGAATGGTTATGGTTACAAAACAGCAGTTAGTCCGGCAAACACAGGGGGCTATGGCTACCCTTATCAGATGGGCGCGCAGCCGATGCCAATGCCAACACCAATGCCAACACCGTTGCCGGCGATGATGGGTGGCCAAATGCCCGCCATGCAGGTAGCGGGCATGCAGGCGATGCAGACGATGCCGGTTAACGTTCCTAGCGGTTCCTTCGTTACACCTTCCGGAGGCAATGTGGTTACTGTTCCGATCGTAGAGGAATCATACGTAGAAAACATTTTACGGCTTAACCGCGGCAAGATGGCTACCTTCTATATGACATATGAGAACAACCGCGAATGGAACGCCAAAACGTTTCGCGGCATTATAGAGGCAGCTGGCCGTGACCACATTATTATTAGCGATCCAACAACAGGCATGCGTTATCTGCTGCTTTCCATTAACCTTGATTATGTCACCTTTGATGGCCCAATCAATTATGAATATCCATTCCAAGGCGGCAAAATTACAAACACTACACCGCTGAGCACCAGCCGCGAATAA
- a CDS encoding metal-dependent hydrolase encodes MDTGTHLVIGIGLAGLATIDPVIAADQTLHTAVLIGTVVGSQAPDADTLLRLKGNASYIRNHRGLSHSIPAIAIWTIVITGLLELFYRGSLPWLHVGGWVLLAVCVHVLSDLFNAYGTQAMRPFTEKWISWNIIHIFDPVIFITHIIAILLWAIGAFSPTIIFPILYLFTAAYFVWRTLAQRTIMRKLPALDKENLSADGYLLIPTVSLSIWNVVKLMKDGSFAVGDLRNGSLRWVDRVKCSDHPAAARSKSDPAIRSFLYLTKFACADVTEHEWGYEVRWSDVRYRHRKQYPFLGVLLMDKEYKTLGSYVGWLSDERLMKRLRMNTY; translated from the coding sequence GTGGATACAGGAACACATCTAGTTATAGGCATTGGCCTTGCGGGCCTTGCCACCATCGACCCCGTTATTGCAGCGGATCAAACGCTGCATACGGCAGTCTTGATTGGAACGGTTGTTGGGTCGCAAGCTCCTGATGCCGATACGCTGCTGCGGCTGAAGGGCAATGCCAGCTATATCCGCAATCATCGCGGCCTTTCACACTCGATTCCAGCCATAGCCATTTGGACTATCGTTATTACTGGATTATTGGAGCTTTTTTATCGTGGCAGCCTGCCATGGCTCCATGTAGGAGGCTGGGTGCTGCTTGCCGTGTGCGTCCATGTGCTAAGCGATCTATTTAATGCATATGGCACACAAGCGATGCGGCCATTCACGGAAAAATGGATTTCATGGAACATTATACACATTTTTGACCCCGTAATCTTCATTACCCACATCATTGCTATTTTATTGTGGGCAATCGGGGCCTTCAGCCCAACCATCATTTTTCCAATTCTTTATTTATTTACAGCGGCTTATTTTGTATGGCGAACGCTTGCCCAACGGACGATCATGCGGAAGCTGCCTGCGCTGGATAAAGAAAATCTTTCGGCAGACGGATATTTGCTCATTCCGACCGTATCGCTCAGCATATGGAATGTGGTCAAGCTGATGAAGGATGGCAGCTTTGCAGTTGGCGATTTGCGTAATGGCTCGCTCCGCTGGGTCGATCGGGTCAAATGCTCGGATCATCCCGCAGCTGCCAGGTCCAAAAGCGATCCCGCCATTCGCTCCTTCCTTTATTTAACCAAGTTTGCCTGTGCCGATGTTACTGAGCATGAGTGGGGCTATGAGGTGCGCTGGTCCGATGTCCGCTACAGGCATCGCAAGCAATACCCTTTTCTCGGCGTCTTATTAATGGACAAGGAGTACAAAACCTTAGGCTCTTACGTTGGCTGGCTAAGCGATGAACGGCTAATGAAACGGCTGCGAATGAATACTTATTAA
- a CDS encoding alpha/beta-type small acid-soluble spore protein, translating into MSSNTLVVPQATQALNQMKLEAAQELGVQIPADGYYGNISTRDAGSLGGYITKKLVQIAEQQLSGGYR; encoded by the coding sequence ATGTCAAGTAACACATTGGTGGTACCACAAGCAACGCAAGCTCTGAATCAAATGAAACTAGAAGCAGCTCAAGAGCTTGGTGTTCAAATTCCGGCAGACGGTTACTACGGCAATATTTCTACTCGCGATGCAGGTTCGCTGGGTGGATATATTACGAAAAAACTAGTTCAAATTGCCGAACAACAATTGTCTGGCGGTTACCGTTAA
- a CDS encoding DUF5325 family protein gives MSKPLSLLFAVVAVLLMSATAISMSYNAWLALLFAVLTLFSIGAGFIVKARLRRLKQQNN, from the coding sequence ATGTCCAAGCCTTTATCGCTGCTTTTCGCCGTCGTTGCTGTACTTTTGATGAGCGCTACCGCCATTTCCATGAGCTATAATGCTTGGCTCGCCCTGCTATTTGCTGTCCTTACGTTATTTTCAATCGGCGCAGGCTTCATCGTGAAAGCGAGACTTAGACGGCTCAAGCAGCAAAACAACTAG
- the trpS gene encoding tryptophan--tRNA ligase — protein MKKVLSGIQPSGQLTLGNYIGAMKNFVKLQHSEQCFFMIVDLHAATQLPDPAALREQTEAVAACYIAAGIDPAKASIFVQSHVRSHAELGWIFTTLSYMGELERMTQFKDKSQGKESIPAGLFVYPSLMAADILLYNADLVPVGDDQKQHLELTRDLAGRFNNRFGEYFTIPEPYMPKHGSRIMSLDDGSKKMSKSNPNAGSFIALLDPPDVVRKKISRATTDSGREVKYDVASKPEISNLMSIYANCAGLTIEEVEARYEGQGYGPFKKALAEQVVSVLEPLQTRYQEIRASGEIHDILQQGAERAAEIADRTLADVKERMGFLAPKR, from the coding sequence ATGAAAAAAGTATTATCAGGCATTCAGCCAAGCGGCCAGCTGACACTGGGCAATTACATTGGCGCAATGAAAAACTTCGTTAAATTGCAGCATTCCGAGCAATGTTTCTTCATGATTGTTGACCTGCATGCTGCTACGCAGCTGCCAGATCCGGCCGCGCTGCGCGAGCAGACAGAAGCGGTAGCCGCTTGTTATATTGCTGCTGGCATCGATCCGGCGAAAGCGAGCATCTTCGTCCAGTCGCATGTGCGGTCACATGCTGAGCTTGGATGGATTTTCACAACGCTTTCTTATATGGGCGAGCTGGAGCGCATGACGCAGTTTAAAGATAAGTCCCAAGGCAAGGAGTCGATTCCGGCAGGCTTGTTCGTCTACCCATCCTTGATGGCTGCGGATATTTTGCTGTATAACGCTGATTTAGTTCCAGTAGGTGACGATCAGAAGCAGCATTTGGAGCTGACGCGCGATCTTGCGGGCAGATTCAATAACCGTTTCGGGGAATATTTCACGATTCCAGAGCCTTACATGCCGAAGCATGGCTCGCGCATTATGTCACTGGACGACGGCAGCAAAAAAATGAGCAAGAGCAATCCGAATGCCGGAAGCTTCATTGCCCTGCTTGATCCGCCAGATGTCGTTCGCAAAAAAATCAGCCGTGCGACAACGGATTCTGGCCGAGAAGTGAAATATGATGTAGCCAGCAAGCCTGAAATCAGCAATCTCATGAGCATCTATGCCAATTGTGCAGGCTTGACGATAGAAGAGGTTGAGGCGCGTTACGAAGGGCAAGGCTATGGACCGTTCAAAAAAGCGTTGGCCGAGCAAGTCGTCTCCGTGCTGGAGCCGCTGCAAACGAGGTACCAAGAAATTCGCGCTTCGGGCGAAATCCATGATATTTTGCAGCAGGGTGCTGAACGTGCAGCTGAAATTGCAGATCGTACACTAGCCGATGTAAAAGAAAGAATGGGCTTCCTAGCGCCGAAGCGCTAG
- a CDS encoding permease, producing MPIFRFRYITVLLALGCAGILAVLAFNRPSAFTFLDYAHAQSFKITFLSIILEAIPFILLGVLFSGLLQVFVTDEMIRKFTPKNPIAGVLFGGLLGLAFPLCECGMIPVVRRLIRKGMPAYIGIVYLLAGPVVNPIVFTATFTAFRSAPEMAYARLILAFAVAVIIGLIMHLFMRKSPLRDEHTPQLAVHSSHHSSQGVHHGHHRHHTHKHDHSHSHENHHQKQRGSLGSRLSAMLGHASDEFFEMGKYLIFGALITAAIQTIMDRSVLASVADQPVLSYLAMMAFAFILSICSTSDAFIAASFGNVFTSGPLLAFLVFGPMIDFKNMLMLLSAFRLKIVLALALLCFLLIGLGSWIMEVSL from the coding sequence ATGCCGATTTTTAGATTTCGCTACATAACCGTGCTGTTGGCGCTTGGCTGTGCCGGAATATTGGCCGTCCTTGCTTTTAATCGCCCGTCAGCTTTCACCTTTCTCGATTATGCCCATGCCCAGTCGTTCAAAATTACATTTTTGAGCATTATTTTAGAGGCGATACCATTTATCCTGCTTGGCGTGCTGTTCTCCGGCCTGCTTCAAGTATTCGTGACAGATGAGATGATTCGTAAATTTACGCCTAAAAATCCCATTGCCGGTGTGCTGTTCGGCGGCTTGCTCGGGCTTGCTTTTCCGCTGTGCGAGTGCGGCATGATTCCTGTCGTCAGGCGGCTTATCCGCAAAGGCATGCCCGCTTACATTGGCATTGTTTATTTGCTTGCCGGACCCGTCGTCAACCCGATTGTGTTCACGGCTACCTTTACCGCTTTTCGCTCTGCTCCGGAAATGGCCTATGCCCGCCTTATTCTTGCGTTTGCGGTAGCGGTCATTATTGGGCTGATTATGCATTTATTTATGCGCAAAAGCCCTCTTCGCGACGAACACACGCCGCAGCTGGCTGTGCATTCCAGTCATCATTCCAGTCAAGGAGTTCATCACGGACATCACAGACATCACACACATAAGCATGATCACAGCCACTCTCACGAAAATCATCATCAGAAGCAACGAGGCAGTCTCGGCAGCCGATTGTCAGCCATGCTTGGACATGCTTCGGATGAATTTTTTGAGATGGGAAAATATTTAATTTTCGGCGCTCTGATTACGGCGGCGATTCAGACCATTATGGACAGAAGCGTGCTTGCTTCTGTAGCTGATCAGCCAGTGCTATCTTATCTAGCTATGATGGCCTTTGCCTTTATTTTATCAATTTGCTCTACATCGGATGCCTTTATCGCCGCTTCCTTCGGCAATGTGTTTACAAGTGGCCCGCTGCTCGCCTTTCTCGTATTTGGCCCGATGATTGATTTCAAAAACATGCTCATGCTGCTATCCGCTTTTCGGCTCAAAATTGTACTGGCGCTCGCCCTTCTCTGCTTCCTTTTAATTGGGCTTGGCTCCTGGATTATGGAGGTATCGTTATGA
- a CDS encoding TIGR03943 family protein, which translates to MKHHLLRAFILTAFALLIVYLSRSNQLSLYIAPRMELYVKLSALGLYAAAIHQLFLALKIRRQQHHHSAECGCEHAPSPSVFKNTVIYSLFIFPLALGFLSPAGVLGSTAASKKGVSFAASTTVQPLGTEPGQLAVSLPEPPASLAPKPLTLEERFPYDEYTKAHAEYGMKLYQKQKIAVPETTYIETLTTLDLYRDNFMDKTIDISGFIYKEDDMGEQRFAVSRFAMTCCSADAVPYGLMVQVSHADDYKDFAPDDWVSVSGKLMTSMYNGNEILTLKLNTIKRIEAPESPYVYANFDF; encoded by the coding sequence ATGAAGCATCACCTGCTTAGAGCTTTCATTTTGACGGCATTTGCTCTACTTATCGTTTATTTATCCCGTTCCAATCAGCTCTCCCTGTATATTGCGCCAAGGATGGAGCTCTATGTAAAGCTGTCTGCTCTCGGATTGTATGCTGCAGCCATCCATCAGCTGTTTCTAGCCTTGAAAATACGGCGCCAGCAGCATCACCATTCGGCTGAATGCGGCTGTGAGCATGCTCCATCGCCATCCGTATTCAAAAACACGGTTATCTACAGCCTTTTTATTTTTCCGCTAGCGCTCGGCTTCCTCTCTCCTGCTGGAGTTTTGGGCAGTACGGCCGCATCGAAAAAGGGTGTAAGCTTTGCCGCTTCTACTACAGTTCAGCCGCTCGGCACCGAGCCTGGCCAGCTCGCCGTCTCCTTGCCTGAACCGCCCGCTTCCCTTGCACCGAAGCCGCTGACTTTGGAGGAGCGTTTCCCTTACGATGAATACACGAAGGCTCACGCCGAATACGGCATGAAGCTGTATCAGAAGCAGAAAATTGCCGTCCCGGAAACGACCTACATCGAGACGCTGACAACACTTGATTTGTATCGCGATAATTTTATGGACAAAACAATAGACATTAGCGGGTTTATTTACAAAGAGGATGACATGGGAGAACAGCGTTTTGCCGTTAGCCGTTTCGCCATGACCTGCTGCTCGGCGGATGCCGTGCCATATGGTTTAATGGTTCAAGTCAGCCATGCAGACGATTATAAGGATTTTGCCCCGGATGATTGGGTAAGCGTCTCGGGCAAGCTGATGACCTCCATGTATAACGGCAACGAAATTTTGACCTTAAAGCTGAACACGATTAAACGAATTGAAGCGCCCGAGTCGCCTTATGTCTATGCGAATTTTGATTTTTAG
- a CDS encoding (2Fe-2S)-binding protein — translation MNEDIYRLLKERFNLCVDEPDEVVYTSAAAALLEQPAMQKLLAIYQPLVMGKEQIVAEVYAASWFRRPMLALIYLLSKYRMAPNLSLDNLTLYVCRADGYYNVYFRFNKAELLQSPSTEEEAGEWVRTQLETFFHETIAPFFHSIERAGSAKASLLWGQLPTSLEYEYGVIMASSESEAVKESIDSLYKTVKALDPAIFHRKRNPLDVKFQYTEAIDDPEKQMRMKYACCHYYKVEGGRYCYTCPRSSESERVQRRMEHRAKLNKTI, via the coding sequence ATGAATGAAGACATATATCGGCTGTTAAAGGAGCGGTTTAATCTTTGCGTAGATGAGCCTGATGAAGTGGTTTACACAAGTGCTGCTGCTGCCTTGCTTGAACAGCCTGCGATGCAGAAGCTGCTTGCCATATACCAGCCGCTTGTGATGGGGAAGGAGCAAATTGTGGCTGAAGTTTATGCAGCTTCCTGGTTTCGCAGGCCGATGCTGGCCCTCATCTATTTGCTGTCTAAATACCGCATGGCACCAAATTTGTCGTTAGATAATTTGACGCTTTATGTGTGCAGAGCAGATGGTTATTATAATGTGTATTTCAGGTTTAATAAAGCTGAGCTGCTCCAATCTCCGTCTACGGAGGAGGAGGCTGGAGAATGGGTCCGCACGCAGCTAGAAACGTTTTTTCATGAGACGATTGCTCCGTTTTTTCACAGCATAGAGCGTGCTGGATCGGCTAAAGCGAGTTTGTTATGGGGGCAGCTGCCCACCTCGCTGGAGTATGAGTATGGCGTCATCATGGCTTCCTCGGAAAGCGAAGCGGTGAAGGAATCCATTGACTCGCTGTATAAAACGGTGAAGGCGCTTGATCCTGCTATTTTTCATCGCAAAAGAAATCCTTTGGATGTTAAATTCCAATATACGGAAGCCATTGATGATCCGGAGAAACAGATGCGCATGAAATATGCCTGCTGCCATTATTATAAAGTTGAAGGCGGCCGTTATTGCTATACGTGTCCGCGCAGCAGCGAGTCGGAGCGGGTTCAGCGCCGCATGGAGCATCGGGCAAAGCTGAATAAAACAATTTGA
- a CDS encoding alpha/beta fold hydrolase gives MPLLDMPVHELHKYQGRSPKPADFEAYWDRALAELNATDANVEMVPNAFQPASAECFDLYFTGVRGARIHAKYLRPRQGAQQPHPAVVMFHGYSGSSGDWADKLSFVSLGYSVLAMDVRGQGGYSEDTGGVKGTTHNGHIVRGLDGEADNMLFRHIFLDTAQLARIAMDLPEVDANEVYATGWSQGGALTIACAALEPRVKKLAPVYPFLSDYRRVYEMDLAIDAYAELRTYFRHFDPQHKREEEIFTKLGYIDIQFLAERIRGEVLLGVGLSDSICPPSAQFAVYNKIQSPKRVEIYPDFGHEGLPGLHDQIMNFFVPGSTNE, from the coding sequence ATGCCGTTATTAGATATGCCTGTTCATGAATTACATAAATATCAAGGCAGAAGTCCAAAGCCAGCAGATTTCGAGGCTTATTGGGATCGAGCGCTTGCCGAGCTCAACGCGACAGATGCGAATGTTGAAATGGTCCCGAACGCTTTCCAGCCAGCTTCAGCGGAATGCTTTGACCTGTATTTTACAGGGGTGCGCGGCGCGAGAATTCATGCCAAATATCTTCGTCCTAGACAAGGCGCTCAGCAGCCTCACCCAGCAGTCGTTATGTTCCACGGCTACTCGGGTTCTTCAGGAGACTGGGCTGATAAGCTGAGCTTCGTATCGCTTGGCTATTCGGTGCTGGCGATGGACGTTCGTGGACAAGGCGGCTACTCGGAGGACACAGGCGGCGTCAAAGGAACGACGCATAACGGGCATATTGTTCGCGGGCTTGATGGCGAAGCGGATAATATGCTGTTTCGTCATATTTTTCTGGACACGGCACAGCTCGCTCGTATCGCCATGGATTTGCCAGAGGTGGATGCAAATGAGGTATATGCAACAGGCTGGTCGCAAGGCGGTGCGCTCACGATTGCTTGCGCCGCACTGGAGCCGCGCGTGAAGAAGCTTGCTCCTGTTTATCCATTCCTCAGCGACTATCGCCGCGTGTATGAGATGGACTTGGCGATTGATGCGTATGCTGAACTGCGTACGTATTTCCGCCATTTCGATCCGCAGCATAAGCGCGAGGAAGAGATTTTTACAAAGCTCGGTTATATTGATATTCAATTTCTTGCGGAGCGGATTCGCGGAGAAGTGCTGCTTGGCGTAGGCCTCAGCGATTCGATTTGCCCGCCTTCGGCCCAGTTTGCGGTCTATAATAAAATTCAGTCGCCGAAGCGGGTGGAAATTTATCCGGATTTTGGCCACGAAGGTTTGCCAGGACTGCATGATCAAATTATGAATTTCTTCGTTCCGGGTTCAACAAATGAATGA
- a CDS encoding polysaccharide deacetylase family protein, translated as MLQRLNKLLILLLVIATFLTSSAEELNISSKASVQMAAITDSSGSLSQADKAKTGKKRRSDSVSWVKLQQRYPGAYFLHGPRHKKEVALTFDDAPDPRFTPKILDILAKHHVQATFFLVGTRADKHPEIVKRIHREGHIIGNHSYNHEVMSKLSPNDFHRQVWRTDTIISRIIPYHPHFFRPPYGEMQPSQVAWAKNNGYIVVNWDVDSADWKNNPSSTVILRNMHKTLRSGSIILQHAGGGVSQSLSGTIEALPQLISSLQQKGYRIVTLPELLEQSAERPIR; from the coding sequence ATGCTCCAGCGCCTGAACAAATTGTTGATTTTGCTGCTGGTTATCGCCACCTTCCTGACATCTTCTGCGGAAGAGCTGAACATCAGCTCCAAGGCTAGCGTTCAGATGGCGGCCATAACAGACAGCAGCGGCAGCCTTAGTCAGGCGGATAAAGCCAAAACAGGCAAAAAACGCCGCTCTGACAGTGTGTCATGGGTTAAGCTGCAGCAGCGTTATCCCGGTGCCTATTTTCTCCATGGGCCGCGGCATAAAAAAGAGGTAGCGTTAACCTTTGATGATGCTCCCGATCCACGCTTCACCCCTAAAATACTGGATATATTGGCGAAGCATCACGTACAGGCCACTTTTTTTCTTGTAGGCACGCGAGCGGATAAACATCCCGAAATCGTAAAAAGAATTCATCGCGAAGGCCATATTATCGGCAACCACTCTTATAATCATGAGGTGATGTCGAAGCTTTCACCGAATGATTTTCACCGTCAAGTGTGGCGTACCGATACGATCATTAGTCGAATCATCCCGTATCATCCGCACTTTTTCCGGCCCCCCTATGGCGAGATGCAGCCTAGTCAAGTCGCTTGGGCCAAAAACAACGGCTATATTGTCGTGAATTGGGATGTCGATTCAGCGGATTGGAAAAACAATCCGTCCAGCACGGTCATTTTACGGAATATGCATAAAACGCTGCGCTCAGGCTCCATCATCTTGCAGCATGCCGGCGGCGGCGTCTCGCAAAGCCTTTCTGGCACTATCGAGGCGCTTCCACAGCTTATTTCCTCCCTCCAGCAGAAGGGCTATCGCATCGTCACGCTGCCAGAGCTGCTCGAACAAAGTGCGGAGAGGCCCATCCGTTAG
- a CDS encoding 3D domain-containing protein, giving the protein MKKLSITAAALVLSCALAAAPANAATQTHKAAEGDTFWKLSQQYKVDLDKLLAANSKINPLNIRVGMKLIVPVAAAAVKTNAKAAENADSAAKASAQAQPKAAATIKAESLSAKSIIASNGNSYTFSKQLNVKATAYTAAASENGKWGAVDYFGNPLKVGTVAVDSSVIPLGTKLYVTGYDYDGLPDGGMIAVANDMGGAIKGNRIDIFVPGSTATAQSFGIQDVKVYMVK; this is encoded by the coding sequence ATGAAAAAACTAAGTATTACGGCTGCTGCTCTCGTGCTTTCTTGCGCGCTGGCAGCAGCTCCCGCTAACGCGGCAACCCAAACACATAAAGCGGCAGAAGGCGATACGTTCTGGAAGCTCTCCCAGCAGTATAAGGTCGATTTAGATAAACTGCTTGCAGCAAATTCCAAAATTAATCCGCTGAACATAAGGGTAGGCATGAAATTGATTGTTCCAGTTGCGGCAGCAGCGGTGAAAACGAATGCCAAGGCAGCGGAAAATGCTGACAGTGCAGCTAAAGCAAGCGCTCAGGCGCAGCCAAAAGCAGCAGCAACGATTAAGGCTGAAAGCCTGTCTGCAAAAAGCATTATTGCAAGCAACGGCAACAGCTATACGTTCAGCAAGCAGCTGAATGTAAAAGCGACCGCTTACACAGCGGCAGCGTCGGAAAATGGAAAATGGGGCGCCGTCGATTATTTTGGCAATCCGCTTAAAGTAGGGACAGTGGCGGTAGATTCTTCGGTTATTCCGCTTGGAACGAAGCTTTATGTGACAGGCTACGATTATGATGGATTGCCTGATGGCGGCATGATTGCGGTAGCAAACGACATGGGCGGAGCGATCAAAGGCAATCGCATCGATATTTTTGTACCTGGCAGCACAGCCACTGCTCAAAGCTTCGGCATTCAAGACGTTAAAGTATATATGGTAAAGTAG